One window of Dethiosulfovibrio russensis genomic DNA carries:
- the nusG gene encoding transcription termination/antitermination protein NusG, which yields MATTNQKKWYIVQTYAGYENKVKANLEQRIATMGMEDKIFDVLVPVEEKVVVKDGKSKKVTKKLFPSYVLVEMVMEDQPWYVVRHTPGVTGFVGSGNHPIPLSNREVDDIMSKIGLSGSKKNDRPAFEMNLKKGDVIKVKSGPFEGAVGPIIEVLPEKGKVKFSVSVFGRDTLVEIDYVEIDKL from the coding sequence ATGGCGACCACTAATCAAAAAAAATGGTATATTGTTCAGACCTATGCGGGATACGAAAACAAGGTTAAGGCTAACCTCGAGCAGAGGATCGCCACAATGGGCATGGAGGATAAAATCTTCGATGTCTTGGTCCCCGTAGAGGAAAAAGTGGTCGTCAAGGACGGTAAGTCCAAAAAGGTGACTAAAAAACTTTTCCCTAGCTACGTTCTCGTAGAGATGGTCATGGAGGACCAGCCTTGGTATGTCGTGAGACATACCCCCGGAGTTACCGGTTTCGTAGGTTCAGGTAACCACCCAATTCCCCTCTCCAATAGAGAGGTGGACGATATCATGAGCAAGATCGGTCTCTCCGGTTCCAAGAAGAACGACCGTCCCGCCTTCGAGATGAACCTTAAGAAAGGTGACGTCATCAAGGTCAAGTCGGGGCCCTTCGAGGGAGCGGTAGGACCTATCATCGAGGTCCTGCCGGAAAAGGGGAAGGTCAAGTTCAGCGTCTCCGTATTTGGAAGAGACACACTTGTCGAGATCGACTACGTCGAGATCGATAAGCTTTAG
- the rpmG gene encoding 50S ribosomal protein L33: protein MADQIGLQCTECKRRNYISSVNKKNMSGKLELSKYCKFCKKHTLHKETK from the coding sequence ATGGCGGATCAGATCGGCCTTCAGTGCACCGAGTGCAAAAGGCGGAACTACATCAGCTCTGTGAACAAGAAGAACATGAGCGGTAAGCTGGAGCTGAGCAAGTACTGTAAGTTCTGCAAAAAACACACCTTGCATAAAGAGACCAAGTAG
- the rplL gene encoding 50S ribosomal protein L7/L12, which produces MTREDIIKAIEEMSVLELSELVKELEDKFGVSAAAPAMMMAAPAAGAAGAAEEEKTEFNVVLKEAGSQKIKVIKVVREITGLGLKEAKELVDNPGKAIKEGVAKDEAESVKKQLEEVGATVELA; this is translated from the coding sequence ATGACCCGTGAGGATATCATAAAGGCTATTGAGGAAATGTCCGTTCTTGAGCTCTCCGAGCTCGTCAAGGAACTTGAGGATAAGTTCGGCGTATCAGCCGCCGCTCCCGCCATGATGATGGCCGCTCCCGCTGCCGGTGCCGCCGGTGCTGCCGAAGAGGAGAAGACCGAGTTCAACGTCGTACTTAAAGAGGCCGGTTCCCAGAAGATCAAGGTCATCAAGGTTGTTCGTGAGATCACCGGTCTTGGCCTTAAAGAGGCCAAGGAGCTTGTCGACAACCCTGGAAAAGCTATCAAAGAGGGCGTTGCCAAGGACGAGGCCGAGAGCGTCAAGAAGCAGCTTGAGGAAGTCGGAGCTACTGTCGAGCTGGCCTAA
- the rplK gene encoding 50S ribosomal protein L11 yields MAKKVIGQIKLQLPAGKATPAPPVGPALGQHGVNIMEFCKQFNAKTSDQPGMIIPAIITVYADRSFSFELKTPPASVLIKKLVGVAKGSGEPNKNKVGTITKAQLQEIAEIKKQDLNANDVDAAMCMIAGTARSMGIQVVD; encoded by the coding sequence ATGGCTAAGAAAGTCATAGGACAGATCAAGTTGCAGTTGCCCGCGGGCAAGGCGACCCCGGCGCCGCCCGTAGGTCCTGCCCTTGGTCAGCATGGCGTCAACATAATGGAGTTCTGCAAGCAGTTCAACGCAAAGACCAGCGATCAGCCTGGGATGATCATCCCCGCTATCATAACGGTCTACGCCGACCGCAGTTTCTCCTTCGAGCTCAAGACACCGCCTGCAAGCGTTCTGATCAAGAAGCTTGTGGGAGTGGCGAAGGGGTCCGGTGAACCCAACAAGAACAAGGTTGGAACCATCACCAAGGCTCAGCTTCAGGAGATTGCCGAGATAAAGAAGCAGGATCTCAACGCGAATGATGTGGATGCCGCTATGTGTATGATCGCAGGGACCGCTCGTTCTATGGGGATTCAGGTCGTAGACTAA
- the rplJ gene encoding 50S ribosomal protein L10 produces MPASIKFEMVSELKKKLEGAEAVFVCEYRGLTVAQATEFRRLVREASGEVKVAKNTLVRLALGEVGMAVPEDITVGPNAYVIAHENSPAVAKAMKEFASKKENKAMVIKGGLMGSDILSLDQVMALADLPSRDQMLAQLVGTLAGPIRGLVTVLSGPSRGLVTCLSQLAEKKGSDAA; encoded by the coding sequence ATGCCCGCATCTATAAAGTTTGAAATGGTATCGGAGCTCAAGAAAAAGCTCGAAGGTGCCGAAGCCGTGTTTGTCTGTGAGTATCGTGGCCTTACCGTCGCTCAGGCGACGGAGTTCAGACGTCTCGTCAGGGAAGCCAGCGGAGAGGTGAAGGTCGCCAAGAACACCTTGGTCAGACTCGCTCTTGGAGAGGTCGGTATGGCCGTTCCGGAGGATATCACCGTCGGCCCCAACGCCTATGTAATCGCCCATGAAAACAGCCCGGCAGTTGCCAAGGCCATGAAGGAGTTTGCCTCCAAGAAGGAAAACAAGGCTATGGTCATCAAGGGAGGTCTCATGGGAAGCGACATTCTGAGTCTGGATCAGGTCATGGCTCTGGCCGATCTTCCTTCCAGGGATCAGATGCTCGCCCAGCTTGTCGGTACTCTGGCAGGTCCTATCAGAGGACTGGTCACAGTGCTTTCCGGCCCGTCTCGTGGATTGGTTACCTGTCTCTCCCAGCTTGCGGAGAAGAAGGGATCCGACGCAGCTTAA
- a CDS encoding aspartate/glutamate racemase family protein codes for MEKAKIPEMVLGVLGGMGPAASAEFMRLMTDLAPAECDQEHPKVFLYSNPQIPDRSSAIIGKGRSPEADLRDGLETLIDWGADLLAVPCNTAHFFIDGFRDELSVPLIHIVEATLELAVLNSPSGAWLLSTEGTLKSGLYQKEAHKIGYRLLLPPEEVSTDIMRSVHSVKAGDLPLSGEMISSVVEELRSIDDLPMVAACTELPLAYSASGLSEDGMISSLMALAKKCIDSLYI; via the coding sequence ATGGAAAAAGCTAAGATTCCCGAGATGGTTCTAGGGGTTTTGGGAGGCATGGGGCCGGCTGCTTCCGCCGAGTTCATGAGGTTGATGACCGACCTGGCTCCCGCTGAATGCGATCAGGAGCATCCAAAGGTATTCTTATACTCAAATCCTCAGATTCCCGACCGTAGTTCCGCTATCATCGGTAAAGGGAGGAGTCCCGAGGCAGATCTTAGAGATGGGCTGGAGACCCTGATCGATTGGGGAGCCGATCTGTTGGCCGTGCCTTGCAATACAGCTCATTTCTTCATAGACGGATTTAGAGATGAACTGTCTGTCCCTCTGATTCATATAGTGGAGGCTACCTTGGAGCTTGCCGTTCTAAACAGCCCCTCCGGGGCTTGGCTTCTCTCGACAGAAGGAACACTGAAAAGCGGTCTATATCAAAAAGAGGCGCATAAAATAGGTTATAGACTGTTGCTGCCTCCTGAAGAGGTGTCGACCGATATCATGAGGAGTGTTCATTCGGTTAAAGCCGGAGATCTGCCTCTTTCCGGCGAGATGATCTCATCGGTAGTGGAAGAACTTCGTTCCATAGATGATCTGCCGATGGTGGCTGCCTGTACGGAACTTCCTTTGGCCTATAGCGCTTCAGGTCTCTCCGAAGATGGCATGATATCCAGCCTGATGGCTTTGGCTAAAAAATGTATAGATAGCCTTTATATCTGA
- the rplA gene encoding 50S ribosomal protein L1 yields the protein MSKQGKRYAEMAKKIDLQRSYSLEEAIALVKENAKAKFDESIEVHLRLGVDPRHADQQVRSTVALPHGTGKTKRVLVITTGEMGEEAKEAGADFVGGEDMVQKIQGGWLDFESVVATPDAMKFIGRLGKILGPRGLMPSAKAGTVTTDIVNAVKEIKAGKVEFRVDKFGIVHNAVGKASFSKEDLFANLKSFYGAILKARPAAVKGTYVKSFSLTSTMGLGIKVDPSAAQKEISD from the coding sequence ATGTCTAAGCAAGGAAAAAGATACGCTGAAATGGCAAAGAAGATCGATCTTCAGAGGTCTTACAGCCTGGAAGAAGCGATCGCGCTTGTAAAGGAAAACGCTAAAGCTAAGTTCGACGAGAGCATCGAGGTCCATCTTCGTCTCGGCGTCGATCCCCGCCATGCCGATCAGCAGGTGCGTAGCACTGTGGCTCTTCCTCACGGTACCGGCAAGACCAAGCGGGTACTGGTTATCACTACCGGGGAGATGGGGGAGGAAGCCAAGGAGGCCGGCGCGGACTTTGTCGGTGGAGAGGACATGGTCCAGAAGATCCAGGGTGGTTGGCTGGATTTTGAGTCCGTAGTCGCCACACCGGACGCTATGAAGTTTATCGGTCGTCTAGGTAAGATCCTCGGGCCCAGAGGGCTTATGCCCAGTGCCAAGGCCGGAACAGTGACCACCGATATCGTGAATGCCGTCAAGGAAATTAAGGCCGGTAAGGTAGAGTTCAGGGTGGACAAGTTCGGAATCGTCCATAACGCCGTCGGTAAGGCCAGCTTTTCTAAAGAAGACCTGTTTGCCAACCTCAAGTCGTTTTACGGAGCTATACTTAAGGCCAGACCGGCTGCGGTTAAGGGAACCTATGTCAAGAGTTTTTCCCTCACATCTACCATGGGGCTCGGCATAAAGGTGGATCCCTCCGCTGCACAGAAGGAGATTTCCGACTAA
- a CDS encoding rhodanese-like domain-containing protein, with product MQEIRAAVDAFWADLKKGCNNIISCDQLQEQIEKKSPLYILDIRKPEDYAEDHIDGAINIPWGEVGDYLDDLPKDEKIIVVCYTGQTAGQTVALLKLLGFDCCSLKGGMSCDKAHLPLAASCSS from the coding sequence ATGCAGGAAATAAGAGCAGCGGTTGACGCTTTCTGGGCCGACCTGAAGAAGGGGTGTAACAATATCATCAGTTGCGATCAGCTTCAGGAGCAGATCGAGAAGAAATCTCCTCTCTATATCTTGGACATCAGAAAGCCCGAGGATTACGCCGAGGATCATATAGACGGAGCGATAAACATCCCTTGGGGCGAGGTCGGAGACTATCTGGACGATCTGCCTAAGGACGAGAAGATAATCGTGGTATGTTACACCGGCCAGACCGCCGGTCAGACGGTCGCTCTTTTGAAGCTCCTGGGCTTTGACTGTTGTTCTCTCAAGGGTGGTATGAGCTGCGATAAGGCTCATCTGCCCCTTGCCGCTTCCTGTTCCTCCTGA
- the secE gene encoding preprotein translocase subunit SecE, which produces MQKVFGFIREARAELKKVTWPGKQQVWYSTLVVIFVTLLVAVYLGIVDMALTGIFSRVIG; this is translated from the coding sequence ATGCAGAAAGTCTTCGGTTTTATTCGAGAGGCCAGAGCAGAGCTCAAAAAGGTAACTTGGCCCGGTAAGCAGCAGGTTTGGTATTCCACCCTGGTCGTCATATTTGTGACCCTACTCGTAGCTGTCTACCTCGGGATCGTCGATATGGCATTGACCGGTATTTTTTCGAGGGTTATTGGATAG
- a CDS encoding amidohydrolase family protein, giving the protein MVVDAHVHVYPEVLLRDQERISEKEPHFDLLTNNKVHKWGTVDDLIVRMDETGVDQSWIFGFAFRDMGLCRLCNDYIVEAVKRWPDRLKGFAVIPPLNPEMESEIERCHDAGLIGVGELFPQGQMLDLDDVRQTWRLVGACHERDMVISIHTAEPVGHDYDGKGNVGPKEAAQFCLNHPEAKVIFAHWGGGLWLYESMPEMKEALKNARYDTAAWPWLYDEKILPAAFAAGVGHKILYGSDWPILSYPRYDALLSKTGLSEERLDMVRSKNALSFLDRVC; this is encoded by the coding sequence ATGGTAGTGGATGCTCACGTTCACGTTTACCCCGAAGTCCTTTTAAGGGATCAGGAAAGGATATCCGAGAAGGAGCCTCACTTCGATCTTCTGACCAATAACAAAGTTCATAAGTGGGGAACCGTGGACGATCTGATCGTCAGGATGGACGAGACCGGTGTGGACCAAAGCTGGATATTCGGCTTTGCCTTCAGGGATATGGGGCTATGCAGGTTGTGCAACGATTACATCGTCGAAGCGGTCAAACGATGGCCTGATCGCCTGAAGGGGTTTGCTGTAATACCTCCTCTAAATCCGGAGATGGAGAGCGAGATAGAGAGATGTCACGATGCCGGATTGATCGGAGTAGGAGAGCTTTTTCCCCAGGGACAGATGTTGGACCTGGACGATGTCAGACAGACTTGGAGACTCGTAGGAGCCTGCCACGAAAGGGATATGGTTATATCGATACATACAGCAGAGCCCGTCGGTCACGATTACGACGGCAAGGGAAATGTCGGGCCCAAAGAAGCCGCTCAGTTTTGTCTCAATCATCCGGAAGCCAAGGTCATATTCGCCCATTGGGGCGGAGGGTTGTGGCTCTATGAGTCCATGCCGGAGATGAAGGAAGCGTTGAAAAACGCCAGATACGATACTGCTGCCTGGCCTTGGTTGTACGATGAAAAAATTCTTCCCGCTGCTTTCGCTGCCGGGGTGGGACATAAAATACTCTATGGTTCCGATTGGCCTATATTGTCCTATCCCAGATACGATGCACTGCTCTCAAAAACCGGATTATCCGAGGAAAGGCTGGATATGGTGCGGTCGAAAAACGCGTTGTCCTTTTTGGATCGAGTCTGTTGA
- the tuf gene encoding elongation factor Tu — translation MAKEKFERTKPHLNIGTIGHIDHGKTTLTAAISKSLSTEGYSDFTKFEDIDKAPEERERGITINIAHIEYQTDKRHYAHIDCPGHADYIKNMITGAAQMDGAILVVSAADGPMPQTREHVLLARQVNVPALVVFMNKVDMVDDDELLDLVEMEIRELLDKYEFPGDDVPIVRGSALKVLEESDGGRESEWSKDIWALMQACDDYFPDPVRETDKPFLMPIEDVFTITGRGTVVTGRVEQGVIHSGDEVEIVGIKDTQKTVATSLEMFRKILDEALAGDNVGVLLRGTGKDDVERGQVLSKPGSIKPHTKFKAEVYVLKKEEGGRHTPFFKGYKPQFYFRTTDITGAIELPEGVEMVMPGDNATFKVELIHPIAMDTGLRFAIREGGHTVGAGVVTEILE, via the coding sequence CTATTCGGATTTCACCAAATTCGAGGATATCGACAAGGCCCCTGAGGAGAGAGAGCGCGGAATAACGATCAACATCGCTCACATCGAGTATCAGACGGACAAGCGTCACTACGCTCACATCGACTGCCCCGGACACGCCGACTACATCAAGAACATGATCACCGGAGCAGCACAGATGGACGGAGCCATTTTGGTGGTTTCCGCCGCGGACGGCCCGATGCCTCAGACGAGGGAGCACGTTCTTCTCGCCCGTCAGGTGAACGTTCCCGCCCTTGTGGTCTTCATGAACAAGGTCGACATGGTCGACGACGATGAGCTTCTGGACCTCGTCGAGATGGAGATCAGAGAGCTTCTGGATAAATACGAGTTCCCCGGAGACGACGTGCCGATAGTCAGGGGTTCCGCCCTGAAGGTTCTCGAGGAGAGCGACGGCGGCAGGGAGAGCGAGTGGAGCAAGGACATCTGGGCGCTCATGCAGGCCTGTGACGACTACTTCCCCGATCCCGTTCGCGAGACCGACAAGCCCTTCCTCATGCCCATAGAGGACGTCTTCACCATCACCGGTCGCGGAACCGTCGTAACCGGAAGGGTAGAGCAGGGAGTCATCCACTCCGGCGACGAGGTTGAGATAGTCGGAATCAAGGATACCCAGAAGACCGTGGCGACCTCTCTCGAGATGTTCCGCAAGATCCTGGACGAGGCTCTTGCTGGAGACAACGTAGGAGTTCTCCTTCGCGGAACCGGCAAGGACGATGTCGAGCGCGGCCAGGTACTGTCCAAGCCGGGATCGATCAAGCCTCACACCAAGTTCAAGGCAGAGGTCTACGTCTTGAAGAAGGAAGAGGGCGGACGTCATACGCCGTTCTTCAAGGGCTACAAGCCTCAGTTCTACTTCCGTACCACCGACATAACCGGAGCCATCGAGCTTCCCGAGGGAGTGGAGATGGTGATGCCCGGAGACAACGCCACCTTTAAGGTTGAGCTTATCCACCCGATCGCCATGGATACCGGTCTTCGCTTTGCTATCCGTGAGGGCGGCCACACTGTAGGTGCCGGCGTCGTCACCGAGATTCTCGAGTAG